In one Methylobacterium sp. SyP6R genomic region, the following are encoded:
- the kdgD gene encoding 5-dehydro-4-deoxyglucarate dehydratase has translation MATALSPVDVAQRLGAGLLSFPVTPFTADFAFDEAQYRSNLDWLCGYDVAGLFAAGGTGEFFSLTPAEVARVVGVAVAETAGRVPVLAGAGYGTAIACEMAQAAERAGADGLLLLPPYLVGSEQDGLSAHIEAVCRATGLGVIVYNRDNAVIGPDALARLCERLPNLVGYKDGIGDIELMTRIYSRLGDRLTYIGGLPTAETFALPYLEMGVTTYSSAVFNFVPGFALDFYAAVRRRDRAAVAKGLRDFILPLIEIRNRRKGYAVSIIKAGMQVVGRDSGPVRHPLTDLTAAEQADLAALVARIDRAQALAAE, from the coding sequence ATGGCCACCGCGCTCTCGCCCGTCGACGTCGCCCAGCGCCTCGGCGCCGGCCTGCTCTCCTTCCCCGTCACCCCCTTCACCGCCGATTTCGCCTTCGACGAGGCGCAGTACCGCAGCAACCTCGACTGGCTGTGCGGCTACGACGTGGCCGGCCTGTTCGCGGCCGGCGGCACCGGCGAGTTCTTCTCCCTCACCCCGGCCGAGGTCGCCCGCGTCGTCGGCGTCGCGGTGGCCGAGACCGCCGGCCGGGTGCCGGTGCTGGCCGGGGCCGGCTACGGCACCGCCATCGCCTGCGAGATGGCGCAGGCGGCCGAGAGGGCCGGTGCCGACGGCCTCCTGCTACTGCCGCCCTATCTCGTCGGCTCCGAGCAGGACGGCCTCTCGGCCCATATCGAGGCGGTGTGCCGCGCGACCGGCCTCGGCGTCATCGTCTACAACCGCGACAACGCGGTGATCGGCCCCGACGCCCTGGCGCGGCTCTGCGAGCGGCTGCCGAACCTCGTCGGCTACAAGGACGGCATCGGCGACATCGAGCTGATGACCCGGATCTATTCGCGGCTCGGCGACCGGCTGACCTATATCGGCGGGTTGCCCACCGCCGAGACCTTCGCCCTGCCCTATCTCGAGATGGGCGTGACCACCTATTCCTCGGCGGTGTTCAACTTCGTGCCGGGCTTCGCGCTCGACTTCTACGCCGCGGTGCGCCGGCGCGACCGGGCGGCGGTGGCGAAAGGCCTGCGCGACTTCATCCTGCCGCTGATCGAGATCCGCAACCGCCGCAAGGGCTACGCCGTCTCGATCATCAAGGCCGGCATGCAGGTGGTCGGGCGCGATTCCGGCCCGGTGCGCCACCCCCTCACCGACCTGACCGCCGCCGAGCAGGCGGACCTCGCCGCCCTCGTCGCCCGCATCGATCGGGCGCAGGCGCTCGCGGCCGAGTAG
- a CDS encoding LysR family transcriptional regulator — MFELSQLRCFVAVAEELHFGRAAERLHLTQPPVSRQIQVLERVLDVALLNRTSRAVRLTPAGRRFLTEARRILRLSDEAAATARRVAAGQAGSVTLGFTAAAAYRTLPDLVRAARTRLPEADILLKEMVSAAQAEALGAHGIDLGLMRPPLPPAADGRLRIARETLVAALPDDHPLAAGESVTAQDIAAEPLIAYAPDEARYFHDLVGDYFAEADLSPRTVQHLAQIHTILSLVRSGLGPALVPESAASLRVAGVTLRPLVPAPRRPVELYLVWRRGNDNPLIPILAELAGTLDGSMPELD, encoded by the coding sequence ATGTTCGAACTGAGCCAGTTGCGCTGCTTCGTGGCGGTGGCCGAGGAGTTGCATTTCGGCCGCGCCGCCGAGCGGCTGCACCTGACCCAGCCGCCGGTGAGCCGGCAGATCCAGGTGCTGGAGCGCGTCCTCGACGTCGCGCTCCTCAACCGCACCAGCCGCGCCGTGCGCCTGACCCCGGCCGGGCGCCGCTTCCTCACCGAGGCGCGAAGGATCCTGCGCCTGTCGGACGAGGCGGCGGCGACCGCCCGGCGGGTGGCGGCGGGCCAGGCCGGCAGCGTCACCCTGGGCTTCACGGCGGCCGCCGCCTACCGCACCCTGCCCGATCTGGTGCGGGCGGCGCGCACCCGCCTGCCGGAGGCCGACATCCTGTTGAAGGAGATGGTCAGCGCCGCCCAGGCCGAGGCGCTGGGCGCGCACGGCATCGATCTCGGCCTGATGCGCCCACCCCTGCCACCGGCGGCCGACGGGAGGCTACGCATCGCCCGCGAGACCCTGGTGGCGGCGCTCCCCGACGACCACCCCCTGGCGGCGGGCGAGAGCGTGACGGCGCAGGACATCGCCGCCGAGCCGCTGATCGCCTACGCGCCGGACGAGGCGCGCTACTTCCACGACCTCGTCGGCGACTATTTCGCGGAGGCCGATCTGAGCCCCCGGACGGTGCAGCACCTGGCGCAGATCCACACCATCCTGTCGCTGGTGCGCTCGGGCCTCGGCCCCGCCCTGGTGCCGGAATCGGCGGCCTCGCTGCGGGTCGCCGGCGTGACGCTGCGGCCCCTGGTGCCCGCTCCGCGCCGGCCGGTCGAACTCTACCTCGTCTGGCGCCGCGGCAACGACAACCCGCTGATCCCGATCCTGGCCGAGCTCGCCGGTACGCTCGACGGATCGATGCCGGAATTGGATTGA
- a CDS encoding class I SAM-dependent methyltransferase, protein MTSPLHLVRHALPFTRYPYRGEGMACNLCGGTETLVVAETDRRLKRLRSVACTGCGLIRTDPMPNAAELDAYYASAYRAAYQFALGRRPPRHHLNRSRREAAFRADLLSPALRPGARVLDFGSGSGEFLAAARGRGCEATGIEPGRAYGAYARAEHGARVLDRLDDLAPGEAFDVVTVHHVLEHLRDPVDTLVRLAGQLAPGGVLYAAVPNMAATGKPPHERFHFAHVHGFVRETLDRAARRAGLVPHPAYRREDTTVVYRQADASDGPDLPTTGLAQDLAAALGTVRPGAYVASGAWLRPMVRRNAKAIRDTFAAR, encoded by the coding sequence ATGACCTCGCCGCTCCACCTCGTCCGCCACGCCTTACCCTTTACCCGCTACCCGTACCGGGGCGAGGGGATGGCGTGCAATCTCTGCGGCGGCACCGAGACGCTCGTCGTGGCCGAGACCGACCGGCGGCTGAAGCGCCTGCGTTCGGTCGCCTGCACCGGATGCGGGCTGATCCGCACCGACCCGATGCCGAACGCCGCCGAGCTCGACGCCTATTACGCCTCGGCCTACCGCGCCGCCTACCAGTTCGCCCTCGGCCGGCGCCCGCCGCGCCATCACTTGAACCGCTCCCGGCGCGAGGCGGCGTTCCGGGCGGACCTGCTGAGCCCCGCCCTGCGGCCGGGCGCCCGGGTACTGGATTTCGGCTCCGGCTCCGGCGAGTTCCTGGCCGCCGCGCGGGGGCGGGGCTGCGAGGCGACCGGGATCGAGCCCGGCCGCGCCTATGGGGCTTACGCCCGCGCCGAGCACGGCGCGCGGGTGCTCGACCGGCTCGACGACCTCGCGCCCGGCGAGGCCTTCGACGTCGTCACGGTCCATCACGTGCTGGAGCACCTGCGCGACCCCGTCGACACCCTGGTCCGTCTGGCTGGCCAGCTCGCGCCGGGGGGTGTGCTCTACGCCGCGGTGCCCAACATGGCGGCGACGGGCAAGCCGCCGCACGAGCGCTTCCACTTCGCCCACGTCCACGGCTTCGTCCGCGAGACCCTCGACCGCGCCGCCCGCCGCGCCGGCCTGGTGCCGCACCCGGCCTATCGGCGCGAGGACACGACGGTGGTGTACCGGCAGGCCGACGCGTCGGACGGGCCGGACCTGCCGACGACCGGTCTTGCCCAGGATCTCGCCGCCGCCCTCGGGACGGTCCGGCCCGGCGCCTATGTCGCCTCGGGTGCCTGGCTCCGCCCGATGGTCCGCCGCAACGCGAAGGCGATCCGGGATACGTTTGCCGCGCGGTAG